The Apus apus isolate bApuApu2 chromosome 4, bApuApu2.pri.cur, whole genome shotgun sequence genome contains the following window.
agggccggggcggggggggggagaacCCCTGCACGTTTTATTGGCCTAACCTAATTTCACTAATTCTCTTTTCACACGTTTTGTTGGGGTGTtatgggttggttttttttttctcttcccccctcccctccattTGGGGATGTCTCTCAGAGGGCTGGGTTTCACGCTCTCCTGGGATCCAGGAGAAGGATTCAAGTGctgtgcattttatttaattaatacatTCAAGGCCCCTCTGCTGGTTTTTAATGATTTCCAGGTGTTTGTACCCAGAAACACACAAAGTgttgctgggagcaggggacTGAGGACTGGAGGGCCTTGATAGTTCTCTGGTGACATCCCTGGCAGTGGGACAGCTGAGGGCTGCTCCGAATCCCCTGGACTTGCCTGGGACTTGGGTTTCATCCATCCCACAGAGACAAGAGCAAGGAAAATCTTCATCTTTAAGCCCAAGTATTATTTTTAGTTCTCAGGGACCTTTGTTTCCTACGCCCTTCTCTGCCAGATCCAGGAGCCACTGGCCTGAGGAAGTGGGATAAGCCAtttatccatccatccatccatccatccgtccatccatcacacCTTTGCTGCACAGCATCTTCTGTACCAAGAGGAAAATGTAAATGATCAGTAAACTTCCACCAcatctattttatatatatatatatatatactgtaCTTAACACTTTTCCTTCACAAGGTTGGCAGCCACACAATGAACCCAGGACCAGAAATGAAACACCACCAAGGGAGGTGGagtcctgtgtgtgtttctgttggtgcctccccacccctccccaaaCCCATCTGAGGCTTCACTTGGCTGGAAAAataagagatttctttttttaaatcttggttTGGATCCTCTTCTGCCCAAGCAGCTTCACACCCAAAGCTTCCCTCCCCAACCCTCCCCACAacccccagcctgccctggggctgagctAACAGCCCCCAAATTTaatcttgtttttattctgcagggaaagaaaaacaaaacaaaacacctttttctttgaagaagcGAAAGGGAATTTTTCAGCACCAGAACGTCCAGCAGCGACACGAGCTCTGcccacagaagctgctgctctcaCCCTGCACCCACCCGGTTGTCACCCCAAGGCCACACGAGCCTGGACAGCTCCCACCAGATCCCGGTGTCCCCGGCGGCGGGGACAGGCGCTGGcaaccccctccccatcccgccattcccagcagctggcacttaaagcagcaaaaacagCAAAAACCCCCAAAGTTACGAAAATTAGAGatctttatttatatttttttatcacGACAACAGTCCCTTTGCTCTTCGGCTGTAAATACATACTAGAATAAACTCTGTAAattattaacaacaaaaaaaataaaaaagaacaaaaaaatacatcttttccaTGAAATCTGtctttataataaataaatgtgtacaCGTGTGTGGCTGATCGCTGTAATGTCCCGTGTCTGTTGAGGTTTTCAGtctgttgatttatttttaagctccTGAAAGAAGGGGGGAGTTCCTCGTCCCCTAAAGGTCGAAATAAATAATGCATGAGGAGATCCTCCCCATTTCCAAcactttccccaccccccccccttttttttttttctcctttccctcgacatttttgttttccctttcgATAGAGAGTTCAGCCTAAATTTCCACGCTTGCATTCAGCCCTCACAAAGCCTACAAATTATACGATGACTTCTAACCTGGACCCCTAACAAAACAATTTactgtggtgggttttgttgtggggttgtttgttttgttgggttttttcccctttcccccccccaaccctccccaccccaacctccccccccccgggtCTATAAATCATAAGGGACAGATGGCaaaaaaaggggagaggggaagaagaggagggggGACGCAAACACACAAAAGCCTCGGTGACAGATCTGGGAAAACTGGACAAAAGTGCACATcggagagagaaggagaaggttTGGTTTGGCAGGTGACATTCCCACAGCCCGCCCTGGGAATGGGGCAGATGCCAcctccaccccctccctccccagacCCGGGGAGAACCCCGGGATGGCTGAAACGGGGGGCgatggggagagggggggggcTAAAGGcagcggcggggctgggggttCGGCGGGACGAAGCGTCCCGGCCAGTGCTCGGGTTCCGAGGCGGAcccggcggggctggcgggggaTAAAGTGCAGGCGTAGGGGGAGGCGGACCCGGCGGGGCTGGCGGAGCCGCCGCTCCAGGAGGAGGCGGGCGAGGGGCTGCCCTCGACGGGAGGGACCCCCCCGGATCCTCCCCCAGCTTCGGGGCCGAGCCTTCCCGTCCCGGCCAGCCTCAAGGTCTCGGTGAGAGCCCAGATGTAATTGTGAGCGAAGCGGAGGGTCTCGATCTTGGTGAGCTTGGCGTCCTCGGGGAAGGTGGGCAGCACGTCGCGGAGGGCGTCCAGCGCCGCGTTCAGGTTGTGCATGCGGTTCCGCTCCCGGTTGTTGGCTTTCAGCCGCCGGCTCCTCTTGATCCGCTGAGCCGTCTCCGCCGTCCGGGGGGCTCCTCGGCaccggcccgcccgccgcttGCCCTCCGCtcgccgcagcccccgcccgcccgccgcctccACCGCCCGCACCGGCGGGACGGCCcgcagctcctcctcctcttcctcctcctcttcctcctcctcctcctcctcggcgCTGGACGGCAGCGAGGGCGAAGGGGCGGGTGACAccaggcccagcagcagcagctcgtCCTCGGCCGGCGGCGCCAGGGTCTCCGCTTTCCCCAACATCCTCCGGGACGGGGCCGGCGGGACCGGGAGCGGCGGGGACGGGACGGAGCAGGTGAAGGGCGGCGGCGCTGCCCTCCGACTCCCGACGGGGCGACAGCGGGGTTTGGGTGGGTGAGGGGGGTTaaggtggtggtgggggaaggaaggaaggaagggaagggacggggaagggaggggggggggaaggggggggacGTGTCGGGGCTGGCACGCGCCCCGGGGCGGCGGCAGGGGCGGCGGAGCAGCCCCCGGGCCCGTTGGCTGCGTGTCTGGCACACGACCCTCCTTAACACCCCTTATATACCCCGCGGGGAACAATCAAAcctgccccccccaccccctcacccccatacccccctttctccccccctccctttccccccccgTCCCCTTCCCCGCCTCCCGCTTCGCTTTTCAGGGTCGTGTCGTGTCCCGTCCCCCCCATTGGTGCCTCGCGCTCGGCTGGAGCGTGCCGCTAATTTATTAATGAATGgcggggatggggggggagggaggagggggggggtgtcCCAGACCAATCAGGGCGCCCCGCGCGCCACGCGCGCCCGAGCCGGCTCCTTTTCAGCCGCTCATTAAGGAGCATCATCAGCATCATCAGCAtcccggggaggggggagccgGGGGAGCATCCCCATCGCTGCCCcacggggtgtgtgtgtgtgtgtggggggggtgtcTTGCCTTTTGGGgaggggccggcggggccgggggggggagcggaggagcagggcagagcgTCGGTGAAGACGCACAATTAATGCACAGCTTGGGGCCGGGGGGTTGGGGGGAGatggaaggggggggggaaccgTCGTTTGTGGCCGCGGGAATCacgggatggtttgggttggatgggacctgGAAGGTCATCAAGTTCCAACGCCCCTGCGTTGGGAGCACCTGCCGCTAGAGCtggttgttccaagccccatccaacctgggcCTGGAGcacctgcagggagaagggattTCGGGCTCTTCCTGGGTGCTTCCCGgcctttttccctcctgtttccCGGAGGTTTTGCAAAGGGTAAAAAAGCTCTGGCACCTGCCTTGGCACCGGCAGGAAAGCCACAAATCCCCGTCCTCACACGGTGCCCTCATGAACACAACTTTAAAAAgccaaccaaaccaaaacacgACTTGTCAATCGGCCAGGAAAGCTTTTCCTCCCCCTCGCTTCTCTATCCCAGACCACCCTCTGGGGCAGAAAAGCCCCCGTGAATGGCCAGGCCTGGCGACATGCCCCCGGGGTCAGCGGGCTGGCTCTGCCTGACACACCCGCGGGGGAAGGAGTGACAGTGACAACCTACGGGCTGCAAACCCGAGCCTGGTGTCCTCCTGCCATCACCGAGgtggctggggggtggggggtggggggggagtcGGGCTCTGCAACAGACTTTTATTTGCAAAAGGTGGGGGAAAACACCCAAAACAGATCAGCTAAAAGTGGCACTGGGTGTACCTGAGCGTTGGGTTTGGCCAGCTCAGTGTCCCCCCCCCTTCTGCTGCCCTAAGAGCAGTGACCACATGTGAGGATTTAACTGATCTATTAGAAAATTCCTGTGCTTCTCCCAAAGTATTTGaacaccccccctcccctctggAAACACGGGCAATCCGTAAGGCCCCTTGGGGCAACCCCAGCAGAGTGACACAAAGGGACCTTCGTTCATTTCTCAGCACCTTTAAAGCGTGGTGCAGAGAcacctgcagctgggacagccctccctccccccattTTCCAAGGATTCTGTCCCTCCATCATGGATGTGACAGTGACAAGGGAGGTGAGGTGGAGGCAGAGAAGCCAGCAGGGGAAGGTGCTGGGCAAGGGTGGCAGGAGGGCACAAAATCAGCTTTTGGGTGTGAAACCCATCAGGGTTCAGCACAAttcctgccaccaccaccccccccccagcagttTTCTCCACAGGGTTGAGCAcaaggggaaagaggaga
Protein-coding sequences here:
- the NEUROG2 gene encoding neurogenin-2: MLGKAETLAPPAEDELLLLGLVSPAPSPSLPSSAEEEEEEEEEEEEEEELRAVPPVRAVEAAGGRGLRRAEGKRRAGRCRGAPRTAETAQRIKRSRRLKANNRERNRMHNLNAALDALRDVLPTFPEDAKLTKIETLRFAHNYIWALTETLRLAGTGRLGPEAGGGSGGVPPVEGSPSPASSWSGGSASPAGSASPYACTLSPASPAGSASEPEHWPGRFVPPNPQPRRCL